In Gammaproteobacteria bacterium, the following proteins share a genomic window:
- a CDS encoding type II toxin-antitoxin system HicA family toxin, with translation MPSLPTLNGRKVVNIFESFGWKVVRQRSSHIILVKENHHATLSVPDHKEVAKGTLRSLIRAAGITVDEFTKAAK, from the coding sequence GTGCCCAGCCTGCCAACACTCAATGGACGCAAAGTTGTCAATATTTTTGAGTCCTTCGGATGGAAGGTTGTCCGGCAACGCAGCAGCCATATCATCCTGGTCAAAGAAAACCATCACGCAACACTGTCCGTGCCCGATCATAAAGAAGTCGCTAAAGGGACATTGCGTAGCCTCATCCGAGCCGCCGGGATCACCGTCGATGAGTTTACCAAGGCGGCTAAATGA